The following coding sequences lie in one Candidatus Neomarinimicrobiota bacterium genomic window:
- the radC gene encoding DNA repair protein RadC, which translates to MVFKPPSSDGHRQRLRDRFFQNGIESFHDYEVLELLLISATPRKDMKPQAKELMRRFGSLSGVLEAPTSVLLDIQGMGLANVFALKLPHAVGRRYLFEQARGKDYLHSSRTVKDYLTHNLRERNREIFMVIFLDSQNQILKMDEMFAGTLNTSAVYPRQVVQKVLDYDAASVILVHNHPSGGLTPSSSDRAVTKKLQTALAAIDVDILDHLIVGGNEFFSFADHRLL; encoded by the coding sequence ATGGTATTTAAACCACCATCAAGCGATGGTCATCGTCAACGATTACGTGACCGCTTCTTTCAAAATGGAATTGAATCATTTCACGACTATGAAGTACTGGAATTGCTACTCATCTCGGCAACTCCACGTAAGGACATGAAACCCCAGGCCAAGGAATTAATGCGGCGTTTTGGTTCTTTGTCCGGCGTGCTAGAGGCACCAACATCTGTTCTCCTGGATATTCAGGGTATGGGTCTCGCCAATGTATTTGCACTAAAATTACCCCATGCCGTAGGACGTCGTTACCTTTTCGAGCAAGCCAGAGGTAAGGATTACCTGCATTCAAGCAGAACGGTCAAAGATTATCTTACCCACAATCTCAGGGAGCGTAACCGTGAAATATTTATGGTGATTTTTCTGGATAGCCAGAACCAGATCCTCAAAATGGATGAAATGTTTGCTGGAACTTTGAATACTTCAGCCGTTTATCCTCGTCAGGTGGTTCAAAAAGTTCTTGATTATGATGCGGCGAGTGTGATTCTGGTACATAATCACCCATCGGGTGGCCTCACGCCTTCCAGCAGTGATCGAGCGGTAACCAAAAAATTGCAGACAGCTCTGGCAGCTATTGATGTTGATATCCTGGATCATCTCATTGTCGGCGGCAACGAGTTTTTCTCGTTTGCAGATCATCGATTGCTGTAG
- a CDS encoding NAD(P)/FAD-dependent oxidoreductase, whose translation MGAGPAGLMAAIEAYNPDHRVVLLEKMRKPALKLRISGKGRCNITNEEGMQSFLNRFGKKGRFLKYSFSQFFNHDLLNYLHEMDVPTKLERGGRYFPQSDRATDIVDAFVNKLDQLNIPVITQAHVTMLSKAENGQFVLQLMHSGKPTEVTADQVCITSGGLSYPATGSTGEGYLMAQAFGHTITDTAPSLVPVLTSGDVAQRVQGVSLRNVTVSIWSENKKIKERFGEMMFTRKGVTGPIILTLSETLVSMLDARREVQIKIDLKPALDHKKLDQRLLREISEHSKQSFKNMLKTLLPRKMIDLFIDILAIDPHKHLHQVTGEERKQLRMLLKEFPMQVIGHDSYDHAIVTSGGVSLKEIDPTTMESKLTANLYFAGEVMDVNGETGGYNLTSSWSTAFLAGREMSNKQWGVCDHEKE comes from the coding sequence ATTGGGGCTGGACCAGCCGGTCTCATGGCTGCCATTGAAGCTTATAACCCCGATCATCGTGTTGTCCTGCTGGAAAAGATGCGAAAACCTGCTCTCAAGCTGAGGATATCGGGAAAAGGACGCTGTAATATTACCAATGAAGAGGGCATGCAGAGTTTCCTGAATCGATTTGGTAAAAAAGGGCGTTTCCTTAAATATTCCTTTTCACAATTTTTTAACCATGATCTTTTGAATTATCTGCATGAAATGGATGTCCCCACCAAGCTGGAACGGGGAGGACGCTATTTTCCGCAAAGTGATCGGGCTACGGATATTGTTGATGCCTTTGTAAATAAGCTGGATCAGTTAAATATCCCCGTTATAACACAGGCACACGTGACAATGCTTTCCAAAGCTGAAAATGGTCAATTCGTTTTGCAGCTTATGCACTCTGGGAAACCAACAGAAGTAACTGCTGACCAGGTTTGTATTACCTCTGGTGGTTTATCCTACCCAGCCACAGGCTCAACAGGCGAGGGATATCTCATGGCCCAGGCTTTTGGGCATACAATAACCGATACTGCGCCATCTTTGGTTCCCGTTTTGACTTCAGGTGACGTTGCACAACGGGTTCAAGGTGTGAGTCTCCGGAATGTGACCGTCTCGATTTGGTCTGAAAATAAAAAGATCAAGGAACGGTTCGGTGAAATGATGTTTACCCGTAAAGGTGTGACGGGACCCATTATTCTAACCTTGAGCGAGACTCTGGTAAGCATGCTGGATGCCAGACGAGAAGTCCAGATCAAGATCGACCTGAAACCAGCATTGGATCATAAAAAATTGGATCAGCGGCTATTACGGGAGATATCAGAACACAGCAAACAGAGTTTTAAGAATATGCTGAAAACACTGTTGCCCCGCAAAATGATCGATCTTTTTATTGATATTTTAGCCATCGATCCACACAAACATCTTCATCAAGTAACAGGTGAAGAGCGTAAGCAGCTCCGGATGTTGCTGAAGGAGTTTCCCATGCAAGTCATTGGTCATGATTCTTATGACCATGCTATTGTAACTTCTGGAGGTGTATCATTAAAGGAGATCGACCCAACGACCATGGAGTCAAAACTTACTGCAAATCTCTATTTTGCAGGTGAGGTGATGGATGTAAATGGTGAGACTGGAGGCTACAATTTGACCTCCAGCTGGTCAACGGCATTTTTAGCTGGCCGGGAAATGAGCAACAAACAATGGGGAGTGTGTGACCATGAAAAAGAATAA
- a CDS encoding lysophospholipid acyltransferase family protein, producing MKKNKKSGQFKYFLGKMFMKARGWEFKGELPHAGKFMLICAPHTSNWDFMYLLAIMFMLRIKVSWMGKHTLFKKPFGNFMRWLGGISIDRRSTHGVVDQIAEYYATHDDLIIAIAPEGTRKKTDHWKSGFYHIANKAQVPLLLGYVDYVNKQAGTGPSFIPTGDIKKDMDQIRDFYKDIRGDHPELESDLILREEMGKVQSK from the coding sequence ATGAAAAAGAATAAAAAATCCGGACAATTCAAATATTTTCTGGGGAAGATGTTTATGAAAGCCAGAGGCTGGGAATTTAAGGGTGAGTTGCCACATGCTGGCAAGTTCATGTTGATTTGTGCCCCCCACACCAGTAATTGGGATTTCATGTATCTGTTGGCGATCATGTTTATGCTGAGGATCAAAGTCTCCTGGATGGGTAAACATACTCTATTCAAAAAACCCTTTGGAAATTTTATGCGTTGGTTGGGTGGTATTTCCATTGATCGCAGGAGCACCCATGGTGTCGTTGACCAGATTGCTGAATATTATGCTACTCATGACGACCTGATCATCGCCATTGCTCCCGAAGGAACACGCAAAAAAACGGATCACTGGAAGTCTGGCTTTTATCATATTGCTAATAAAGCCCAGGTTCCGCTCTTGTTGGGTTATGTTGATTATGTGAATAAGCAGGCCGGTACTGGTCCCTCATTTATTCCCACCGGAGACATAAAAAAAGACATGGACCAAATTCGAGATTTCTATAAAGATATTCGTGGAGATCATCCCGAATTGGAATCAGACCTTATCCTCAGGGAAGAGATGGGGAAGGTGCAGTCAAAATAA